Proteins co-encoded in one Brassica rapa cultivar Chiifu-401-42 chromosome A02, CAAS_Brap_v3.01, whole genome shotgun sequence genomic window:
- the LOC103851792 gene encoding IQ domain-containing protein IQM5, protein MALSFGFLQRDNSFKKDSQECKTPRVLNNPVNMFLEKTLSFKDLVDQGTNYKDESFGVKTRKGINLKGPKPDNMVLERSLSFTSLVQVENREEEDDDERGSPPKRRNKGKMGIIGNLTALSVPAPKPFWSPRPSTELDAAALTLQKVYKSYRTRRNLADCAVVVEELWWKELELAASEPNRTSQKPETAVSRWARAGTKAAKLGKGLLKDDKAQKLALRHWLEAIDPRHRYGHNLHLYYDVWSESESTQPFFFWLDIGDGKEVNLTKCPRTLLQRQCITYLGPKERQAYEVVVEGGRLVNRQNKNFIETVEGTKWIFVLSTARKLYIGQKQKGRFQHSSFLSGAAIIAAGRIVSHDGVLEAVWPYSGHYLPTEENFREFIDFLKENHVDLTNVKLNAIDDDNHMVCNDGSTKPSISNGRDETKAITDDATADDLREQKRFPCKWSTGNGPRIGCVRDYPMDLQTRALEQVNLSPRVVNMTMGLFGPIPSPRPSPKIRVSPRLFCMGLLPSPKN, encoded by the exons ATGGCTTTATCTTTTGGATTCTTACAAAGGGACAACAGTTTCAAGAAAGATTCACAAGAGTGTAAAACACCAAGAGTTCTGAACAACCCAGTAAACATGTTTCTTGAAAAGACCCTATCCTTCAAGGATTTGGTCGATCAGGGGACGAATTACAAAGATGAGAGCTTTGGGGTCAAAACGAGAAAAGGTATAAACTTGAAGGGTCCTAAACCAGATAACATGGTTCTTGAGAGGAGTCTCTCGTTCACGAGTCTAGTCCAGGTGGAgaacagagaagaagaagacgacgacgaaAGAGGCTCGCCTCCTAAACGAAGGAACAAGGGTAAAATGGGCATAATAGGGAATTTAACGGCGTTAAGTGTACCTGCACCGAAGCCGTTTTGGTCTCCAAGACCGTCGACGGAGCTTGACGCTGCGGCCTTGACGTTACAAAAGGTTTACAAGAGTTATCGAACGCGTCGAAATCTCGCTGACTGTGCAGTTGTTGTTGAAGAGTTATG GTGGAAAGAATTGGAATTGGCAGCGtcagaaccgaaccgaaccagcCAGAAACCAGAGACGGCTGTGTCGAGGTGGGCAAGAGCTGGAACAAAAGCGGCAAAG TTAGGGAAAGGATTGCTGAAAGATGATAAAGCCCAGAAACTAGCATTGCGACATTGGTTAGAAGCC ATTGATCCACGTCATAGGTACGGACACAATTTACACTTATACTACGATGTTTGGTCGGAAAGCGAGAGTACTCAGCCATTCTTCTTCTG GTTAGACATCGGAGATGGCAAAGAAGTGAATCTCACCAAATGTCCACGAACTCTTCTTCAACGCCAATGCATCACTTACCTTGGTCCG AAAGAGAGGCAAGCGTACGAAGTTGTAGTGGAAGGAGGGAGACTAGTCAACCGACAAAACAAGAACTTTATTGAGACCGTTGAAGGAACCAAATGGATTTTCGTGTTGAGCACGGCACGGAAGTTATACATTGGTCAGAAACAAAAAGGACGGTTTCAACATTCAAGTTTTCTCTCCGGCGCTGCCATCATTGCCGCTGGTAGAATTGTCTCACACGACGGAGTTTTAGAAGCCGTGTGGCCGTATAGTGGTCATTATCTTCCGACAGAAGAGAATTTTCGAGAGTTTATCGATTTCttaaaagaaaatcatgtggaTCTCACTAACgtcaag ttGAATGCGATTGACGATGATAATCATATGGTCTGCAATGATGGAAGCACTAAGCCGTCTATATCTAACGGTCGAGATGAAACTAAAGCCATCACGGATGATGCGACGGCTGATGATCTGAGGGAACAGAAACGCTTTCCATGCAAGTGGAGTACCGGGAATGGGCCTAGGATCGGGTGTGTGCGGGACTACCCTATGGACTTGCAGACGCGGGCGCTTGAACAAGTTAACCTTTCTCCTCGTGTGGTTAACATGACGATGGGACTATTTGGTCCAATACCTTCACCAAGGCCTAGTCCAAAGATTCGTGTCTCTCCTAGGTTATTTTGCATGGGTCTTCTTCCAAGTCCAAAGAATTAA
- the LOC103851794 gene encoding uncharacterized protein LOC103851794 isoform X2 — translation MTGANTVSGGEHGSDKKIHGDIDASKVKAPNMFERAKEEFDAVIGLIHQHKNSRDESDKKELKSEKKDAKKKRNMIRKAKDEIKSLFHSKEKHHCHHHHRKDSHGSSDDIDENTHVDEVKGPNVFDRAEEEIEAVVIHPEKNEIDGSDSPKSSRSGSLEKERAGLGCSLGKWLEKICAPWGDNKKD, via the exons ATGACTGGTGCCAACACAGTTTCTG gTGGTGAACATGGTTCGGACAAGAAGATTCATGGTGACATCGATGCGAGCAAAGTCAAAGCACCAAACATGTTCGAACGTGCCAAAGAGGAGTTCGATGCTGTTATTGGGTTGATTCATCAACACAAGAATTCcag GGACGAATCTGATAAAAAGGAACTCAAATCCGAGAAAAAAG ATGCAAAGAAGAAACGGAATATGATAAGAAAGGCCAAGGACGAAATCAAATCTCTATTCCATTCAAAGGAGAAACATCATTGCCACCATCATCATCGCAAAGATTCTCATGGAAGCAGTGATGATATCGATGAGAACACGCATGTGGATGAAGTGAAGGGTCCCAATGTTTTCGATAGAGCCGAGGAAGAGATCGAGGCCGTCGTCATCCATCCCGAGAAGAATGAGATTGACGGTTCTGATTCTCCTAAGAGTTCTAGGTCTGGCTCACTGGAGAAGGAAAGAGCTGGATTAGGATGCTCTCTTGGAAAGTGGCTTGAAAAGATTTGTGCTCCTTGGGGTGATAACAAAAAAGATTGA
- the LOC103851794 gene encoding uncharacterized protein LOC103851794 isoform X1: MTGANTVSGGEHGSDKKIHGDIDASKVKAPNMFERAKEEFDAVIGLIHQHKNSRDESDKKELKSEKKEDAKKKRNMIRKAKDEIKSLFHSKEKHHCHHHHRKDSHGSSDDIDENTHVDEVKGPNVFDRAEEEIEAVVIHPEKNEIDGSDSPKSSRSGSLEKERAGLGCSLGKWLEKICAPWGDNKKD, from the exons ATGACTGGTGCCAACACAGTTTCTG gTGGTGAACATGGTTCGGACAAGAAGATTCATGGTGACATCGATGCGAGCAAAGTCAAAGCACCAAACATGTTCGAACGTGCCAAAGAGGAGTTCGATGCTGTTATTGGGTTGATTCATCAACACAAGAATTCcag GGACGAATCTGATAAAAAGGAACTCAAATCCGAGAAAAAAG AAGATGCAAAGAAGAAACGGAATATGATAAGAAAGGCCAAGGACGAAATCAAATCTCTATTCCATTCAAAGGAGAAACATCATTGCCACCATCATCATCGCAAAGATTCTCATGGAAGCAGTGATGATATCGATGAGAACACGCATGTGGATGAAGTGAAGGGTCCCAATGTTTTCGATAGAGCCGAGGAAGAGATCGAGGCCGTCGTCATCCATCCCGAGAAGAATGAGATTGACGGTTCTGATTCTCCTAAGAGTTCTAGGTCTGGCTCACTGGAGAAGGAAAGAGCTGGATTAGGATGCTCTCTTGGAAAGTGGCTTGAAAAGATTTGTGCTCCTTGGGGTGATAACAAAAAAGATTGA
- the LOC103851795 gene encoding pathogen-associated molecular patterns-induced protein A70, whose protein sequence is MFTSSDNNINTYRKKERKKMELVSTAASWLTPTTLFLLLNLMIGTIVITSRIGSSGSRKHHQHHDGFGSGHAPSPLARAPSIIDRVKSINFHLYKFPHPETDLFSTTTNHHEVIGSDLHVYPDPNPAPLQRAPSLLDSVKSINMSSYFKFPHDVTGSDPHSHSHPDPNPTPLQRAPSLLDRVRSINMSHFKFPQYTHEENDSATHTEPTRFENISTRMGRVDPIDISKFRIPEEDQPTGTRFDNQINPPGLTRAPSILERVKSIKLSSFYRSDPDTNPDQSPDPDSITHEDHKPVRSKSESKKPVKKKKKATGKMTKSASEKSGFGFAGNSEEAESVESVERRRPDTTRVERSTSFGDGEDGVDAKASDFINKFKQQLKLQRLDSILRYKEMLKAN, encoded by the coding sequence ATGTTCACTTCTTCCGACAACAACATAAACACttatagaaagaaagaaagaaaaaagatggAGCTAGTATCGACGGCGGCTAGCTGGTTAACTCCGACgactctcttcctcctcctcaatCTTATGATCGGCACCATCGTCATCACGTCTCGAATTGGGTCATCAGGTTCAAGGAAACACCACCAGCATCACGATGGGTTCGGGTCGGGTCATGCTCCGTCTCCTTTAGCCAGAGCTCCGTCGATTATCGACCGAGTCAAGTCCATCAATTTCCATCTCTACAAATTTCCCCACCCAGAAACTGATCTTTTCTCGACGACGACCAACCACCACGAAGTAATCGGGTCGGATCTTCACGTGTATCCTGACCCGAATCCGGCTCCGCTACAACGCGCTCCTTCTCTTTTGGACAGTGTTAAATCCATCAACATGTCATCATACTTCAAGTTCCCTCACGACGTTACCGGGTCGGATCCTCACTCTCATTCTCACCCGGATCCGAATCCGACTCCGCTACAACGTGCTCCTTCTCTCCTGGATCGGGTCAGATCCATCAACATGTCACACTTCAAATTCCCGCAGTATACCCACGAGGAAAATGACTCCGCAACTCACACGGAACCGACCCGATTCGAAAACATTTCGACCCGTATGGGTCGGGTTGACCCGATTGATATATCAAAATTCAGGATACCGGAGGAAGACCAACCGACCGGAACCCGGTTCGATAATCAAATCAACCCGCCCGGTTTAACTCGAGCTCCGTCTATCTTAGAACGAGTCAAATCCATAAAACTATCCTCTTTCTACAGATCCGACCCGGATACCAACCCCGATCAAAGTCCTGACCCGGATTCGATAACCCACGAAGATCACAAGCCGGTTAGGAGCAAATCGGAGTCCAAGAAACCggttaagaagaagaagaaagcgaCGGGGAAGATGACGAAATCAGCCAGCGAGAAGTCCGGTTTCGGTTTCGCCGGAAACAGCGAGGAGGCGGAGAGTGTGGAGTCCGTCGAGCGAAGAAGACCGGACACGACGAGAGTCGAGAGATCGACGTCGTTCGGCGACGGAGAAGACGGCGTCGACGCGAAAGCTTCCGACTTCATCAACAAGTTCAAGCAGCAGCTGAAGCTACAGAGACTCGATTCGATTCTGAGGTACAAGGAGATGCTCAAGGCGAACTGA